The sequence below is a genomic window from Echeneis naucrates chromosome 13, fEcheNa1.1, whole genome shotgun sequence.
AATCTTATACTTCCAAGCTGTTATTTGCTGGTTAGAGGATTATTTCATTGAGGTATTATTCTTGGTTTATTCCCACCTATCAATTGATTCTGATGTCCAGAAACCTTAGCATGGCCTGCAATTACAACTTTCCCTCCAGCCAAACACAATAGTAAAGGGTAGTGGTAAAATGAAATGGAGAATGTGATTAGACTGCAAAGGAATGGCCAACAAGCTGTTTCCAAACAAACTGTCCTGGGAGGGAAACTCCTCAGACACCGATGAGGACGGGTTAGATTGTACATGAATGACTCATTTGTGGATAGTGTGTCAAATGCCCTCTCTCACCATAGGCACTTTGGCAAAAACAGTGATGCTCCTTTTCATCATATATTTCTGAGGAACAATGGGGGCTTCTCAGTTGAGCGGTAACAGTTGTGGCCTATAGCTATACTGACTAGCTCTAATGTAGTTCTATAGAGACAAAAGATGAGAGGTTTGACATGGAAGGGATATTAACAGAAAATCCTCCTGTTTGGCTGAGTGCTTCATACCTTCTGGCGACCGCGATCACCTTTCCGGTCTTTGAGGTGTTTTACTCTCAAGACAAGGCTCCGCTATTTAAAGCAACTCTAGAcaatgatttttacattttgcaaaaTGTATCCAATTTCTCCTCTTTATGTTCTGAATATAAATTTGTAATTCATTCAGTATAGTATCAGTAAAAGGGATTATTTTTCCAGTAAATTCTGATTCATCATGTCTTCTCCTTTTAAAGGGATTGTTAGCATTTGAATTGTGTTACTCAAGGAACTGCTGGGTTTTATGAATGTTACCTGGATTGGGTGGGAATATATACAGTAGGAGAAAATCAGTGAAACTCTGTCCTATTCAACAACCAGGTTTTCCCCAATTGGCCCTTTGGATCGAACTGTGAGCATCATTTGCTTCAGCACAAGCAGTCAGAAACTTTAGCCCCCATCGCCTTTCTTTGACAATTTTGTATTATAGAGGGAAATGCGAGACAGCAGCGAACCTGAGAGAGGTGTGTTATACCCACTAACATATTAATCTGCCTGGTGAAGATGTGACAGTGAACCCTGCCAGGAGGTGATGCTGTCTTATTGAGGAGTCACAGAGAAACATGGAGAAAGTACATGTAATTGTGTGTGCTTACATAGGTATCTATAATTAGCTGATGGGAGGGCTTGAAAGACCCACCTCTGCTTTAAAGTGTCTTCAAGCTATAAAAGTCCCAATGCATGAAAAACATCAGTGACAAACACCTGCTGAGGTACCAGCACGGTAAGAGTCTTTGGATTGTCACGTTGGGCGCTATTTGACAttgatttctttgcatttgaatttcaacACTTAGAACTAATTGTAGAGTGATAAAAGTACCAATTACTCCCTCTGGTCTCACTCAGGCTaacatggctttttttttggtgttatTTGTTGATGAGATTGGTGACTTTTCTCAGGACTGGTCAGTGTGGTGCAGCCGCCTTCAGACAGGATGAATCTTTACCTTTGTTTCCCTCTGCTGCTTACGGTCCTGCATCCTGCTCTGTGTCTCTACAACTGCTCTTCTGAGTATGATCGGACCCCAGGTTGGTTTAACTTTTAATTCTAAGTGAGACGCATAATACTGTTTTGCAGTATGAACTGCACAAATCATAGCAGATGCATCAGTGTTTAAGTTATGGACCTTTTCTCATCTTATCCCAGCAGCTGGATAGTTACATAAATTTCCTCATATTTCTTAAAAGGAAAATGCGCTTTTGGTTCCTCCTATTTATTCCTTTGTAGACAACTCAGACCTGATAGTTGACTGTGGTACCAGTACGATCACTCTGGAGATCAACCTTTGTACTGCTCAGTGGGCGGGTTTCAATACCTCAGACCTGGCTCTGAATGGGAACCACAACAATTCCGATTGCAAGGGCTCTGTCGACACTACTGTGAACCCCCCCATCGTTCGTTACCAGCTTCCTGTTAACCACAGTCTGGATAATCCCTGTCGCCAATCCCTGCAGGTCAGAATTTTACTTGCACAATATGTTCAATTCTGTTggtaagaaaaaagaaaagacattagATGGAAATTTCTTTATGTGGAGCAGCTCTAACTGTGTTTTACAGATTGTGGATGAGATCCCAGATCCCTCTGGTCCCTTCAGCAGCTTCCTCAGTATCCAGTCAGTTATCATCACCGGGTTCATTGACACACCTAGATCCGACCAGGGTGTGATCAGCTACTCCACAGACCTCTACTATCACTTCTCCTGCCGCTACCCACTGGAGTACCTGATCAACAACACACAGATTGTTGCGTGAGTGATTACTTTGTGCAGTTATAAAGGCAACCAGTTGATTACCCCTTTGGATTTAAAATAAGGTATGCTGtaaatgataaacattgattttCGTTTTTCCATGCTCTTTAGCTCTTCAGTTTCAGTGGCGACCAGTGACAGAAATGGAACATTTATTGATACACTACAAATGGCTGTTTTTAATGTAAGTATTTAATAGCATTCAGCTGATTCAAATACACTTTACAGCTGTTTCTCCTGAtttatatttgccttttttcctCCAGGACTCGGATTATGGTTATCCACTAGTGGTACCTTCAACAGGACTTGAGCTACGAACCAGGATTTATGTTGAGGTCAAGGCCGTCAACCTCACAGGAAAGTAAGTAAAGCCCAGTTGGTCATATTGAATGTGTTTATAACTAAACAAATACTGAAATGGAAGTCATCACAGCGTGTGCCAAAGAGTAACTCACTGGCCCACTGTCCTTTTAGTTTCCATATCCTGCTGGATCATTGCTTCAGTACTCCAACTCCCTACAACATATCACAGAGCGAGCAGCACAACTTCTTCACTGGGTATGGGGGCCTGCACCATTCgtgcaaataaaacttttgcaccatatttttttaaatacatgctAAAAAACATTGACCTCCATTAGCTGTTCAGTTGATCAGCGGACGTCGGTGTCAATCAATGGCCTCTCCAAGTCTGCCAAGTTCAACTTTGAGGCCTTCCGCTTTGTTCAGCACCATAACCAGGCAAAGTCCAGCATCTACTTGCACTGCATACTACGGCTCTGTGAGCCCAGCAAATGTGAAGAGCTACTGTCTGTAAGTTGAGCAGTCAGGAATAATTAATTTTTCTGTAAAGACATCAGAGGATGCAatggaaatagttttttttacacCTGCTAAATAACatataatagaaataaaaaatagcttGTCCTCAGTGTTAAGCTGTTGTGTTAAGTTGTTTTGTGATAATTTTAAGGTGATAGTGAGGGAATGATAGGGAATCTAAGGAGAGAGATCTTCAACGATGCCAACAAAGCGCCTTTAGACAGGCATCAGTGCAATTCATCCATTAagatttttattgtaaatttttatcacaaaaaaaaccaaacaaacaataaaatcgCATTCTATTTCTTAAAATGTATATTGAAAATCCATAAAGTTATTTAGGATGTTTACTGTTTTTCAGTCCTGTAGTAGCAGAAGAAAAAGGTCTGTGATTCCCTTTGGAGAAGAGAGCAAAGAGTCAGCCACTGTTTCAGTCGGACCGCTTTACACCGCTCAAGAAGGTTTGATCTGCTCGCAAAAAACACACTTCTTAACTTTTTCATCTACTTTTTAAATGCCACAATAAACTACCTTATCTTTCCTCATTATAAAGGCAGGCCCTATGCAGCCGCCTACAGTGAGTATACTTTAATCGCATAATAAACTCAGAAATGCATCCTTATATTtggtcattttcaaatgaaatctcAATTCCCTTCCCTTTGCATCCATCAGGTAATGACATAGCACCAGAGAAGGAAGATTTAAATGTGACAGGcctggtggtgggggtggtgtttgggtcagctgctgctgccatgctGGTTCTTGGTGGTTGGTTCGTCCTGAAGAAGCTTTATTGGACAGGAAGATTACGTAATGTGCTTGGCTGATGGATCCACCAACAACATGCCTTGTCATCTGACAGATATTCTCCTCGACAACTCTGATAATGTTGTGATTTTTCACTGATagccaaaaacaacagataGCTTTTTCTGGCTTTTTCTGTATCATGCATTTAATACTAATATTTGCTGGCCTCAACTAAGAGtaataaagaaacaaactagATACTTCAACcatagaaaaaaatgaaacaagagtaatttgaatattttatgaaaGTATTAATCTGCTTTGAGAATGCCTGAGAGGCTAACAATTTTACAGGtgtctttttttgggggttttgtaCAGAATCTTGAATGCATtgcttaaaatatatatttaagcAAACATGAATAtggaatatatattttatacacatttgaaataaagtttaaaaaaagtttggtTTTGCGCTCTGCCTTACAATAGGAAGAGGTAATTTGAATATCAATAACTTTACTTCCATGACCTGACCTTGGATAGGCAGATACAGATGAATGGAATAGCTTTACTACCAAACAGCATCTTTTTGCAAGGTACAGTGGACATATGCTGACAATTACACACTTATTCACAAAgagaatcaaatgaaaacatcaatCAAATCCATACTTTCATAAATATTGGCTATTTGcctggcaaaaaaacaaaaacaaatccccATCCCccagaaaactaaaacaaacaaaaaaaaaaccccaaacaaattCATGATAAGAATCACTTTTTATGGCAATGGTAGTAAATTAACATTTCTTAATTTATAATGTATCATGTTTCCTAAATATGTACAGGTGTCTTTCTCATTGCACCAAGTGCAGAATGTCCTGGATAAGAGCAGAGAGTTTAACTGAGAAATCCTCCTGCAGAGACGCACCAGGCTGTATGGAAGGGGGGAGAAATGAAGGAGACAGACTGGAGGCCCTGTGGCCTTCTAGCTCCTTTTCCAGTTCTTGAAAAAACTTTGCCATGCGTGCCTGAGAAACTTCAGTCTGTAAGGCTGCATTTTGGCAGAACTGCTTGATACTGGCTGCCACTTCAGCCTTAAGCCGCTGTGGCGCTTCAAGCAGAAGAGCAAGGTCTGCTCTGAGAGCCTCTATCCTGTCCTGTGTCTCCACCCTCAGTGAATTCACTTCCTCTCCCAACCTGGAGCTTGTTATTTTCCAGATGTCTGACTTGTCTACTTCTTCCTCGCTAGTACTAATCTCTCTCAGATGTTCAATCACCTCGACAGATTTTGTTTGGAAGTCACTGATGATGTCAGCCATTTTGAAGCTGCCGTGCTCCAGGGTTTGGGTCATCCAGTGGAAGGCCTCTTGATAGAGAGCCGGACTGGCTTCAGACTGGGCCTCCGCTGACTCCAAACTCTTGAAATAGAGGCTCAGTTGGCCACAAAGATcttgtgtgctgctgctgagagagcTCTGTAGCTGTTGGGTAAGGGGAGCCAAACGCTCCCTCATGCTGGCCAGGGTGGAATAGAGGTGGGTCGGAGATGGGGCCAACCTCTCCTGTAGCTCAGCCAGCTCTTGGCGCACACGGATACGCAGACGCTCTGACTCCATATTGATTTTGTGCTGCATCTCCTGTGCCACAGGGTTATTGTTGTCCCTTTCCTCTTGGCTGTAAAGATTGTTGCTGTCTATGTGACTCTTGTAGATCCCGCTttggaaagacagacagatacacttAGATGTAACACATTCAACaattcacacattcactttaAATCAGTGCACGGATGTACGTTTTTGAGAATTCAGCTGGTTAAAAGTCCTGAACGGAATCACTCACTCCACATCCTTTGTGAAGTTTATCTTGTCATGAACCTGGTTGGCCTTTGAATTAATCCAAGTGATTTCCCTCGTGTTACGATGAAGTGGGTATGCTACAGATTAATAAAtgagatgtgaaaaaaaatgaacagatgaacaaattaaaaaagctTGCTCCAGAATAAAGGATACTAAATGATATTTAACGATTAATACCTGAAGTTGCCAAAAatgaaagagtgaagaggatgaCTTTTAGATGCATTTTTATCTTTCTGCAGAAGAACAGATGAGAGAAGTGTATAACATTTTTACATCTGAATAAAAAACTATAgattttgaacatttctgtAAATTAAACACAACTCCTTTTACATTCACAATTGAAGTGCGCAAAAAGATTAATTTGTTAAAGAGTTGCTGGCCTTTACCTGAGGATCAGGGATCTACAGGGTAACTGCTCCTCTCATCTGCCTTATAAAGGTTTGTTATCAGAGTGGCTGCACAAACCCTGCCTGTGTCAACAGTCAACACGTGGAGGGTCACACTGATGATAGTGCACAACATGCACATACATTACACAGGGAattacttacacacacacacacacacacactctctatgAATGGAGTTACACCACTGgtgaccattaaaaaaaaaacaaaaaaaaaaacttaacagcATTTTTGCAGTATTGATTTCAGGAAGTGTCATTAAGGATGTCCTACTTTAACAGAAAGTCTCAAAGGGAGTAAATTGTATCTAGCACTAtatgataacaataatatataactataaaagtaagaaaaataacaattttatatatatatatatatatatatagttcaAGGATTCACTGATTAGTGCTTTAATGATTGATATAAAAAGACTGCAGACAAATTGAAAACATGTTTGAActctgcaccaaaaaaaaaaggaaaaaggttcAACAAGTTCACGTTTATATGTTATAGTCAGCTGCAAGTTTAGGCTGCATTTCTGGCTTTGTATGTAAAAGCTCCACTTTGCCAGGAAACAGAATTATATGAATATTTACAGTGAGGTCCCCAGTTTGATACAGTGTCTGATGTGGCTTTTGAAGAATTATGGAAAATTTAAAGagggtttaatttttttttatattttaattttattctgtaTTCAAGGTTGGTACTGATAAAGCCTTGATTATCATGGTTTGTTTTGGATGCCTGACAATCAACAGTTTACACTATTTGTTTGTATTGCTAATCTGGACAAAACAGCTCAAAAGAGTCCAGGTAAACATTGCCAATTGtgctaagtttttttttttttttttcaaaataaggaATGCCTTGTTTAGATGCTGATTTTAAAGAGGAGGTCTTTACATCTACAGTTTGAGGTGCTTTTGCTTTAATTGTCCCATAATTGTGAACAAAATGGCCTCATATTTCTAATGATTCCTTGTTTGTGATTGTAAAATCTAATGTGTAGGTTTTTCCCCTGTGACATGGATATCTGAGTGAAAGTTGAACCTGTTCAGTTAGGTAAGTTAGGAGTTGTCATTGGAGGATCATAGTCCATTGCTTCCATGATGAAATATGCTGGTTATTTCAGTTATCAAAGtccaacatttatttcaatacAACAACAGTGTCGAAAAAGGGCTTACTGTACATGAAAATAGCACAGTTGAATACTTTCTGCACTACCTCCTGTGTGCTCACTGAAGAATTTATACCCGCGGGGAATCTCATAACTTCTGATATGAATGCCTCAGTGCATGGTAAGCGAAAATGAAGTCACCTGTTTCATTTCAATGTGGAGCAAAGTGCATCTCAGAGGTATCTTGTAGGAATCTGATCTTGGTTGTACACTGGAGTACAGAGCATCACAGGAGCTGTGCAACCTGAAGGTCAATGGCTTATGTGGAAAAATGAAGAGCGttaactgtgtcactgtgtacattttgtttcatttttttgttgaaaaaattcctttttgcaggaaaaaagaataaataacaatcacctaaaatataaataaaacaaaaacataaaaactaaaaaacagtTAACCATGAAGACAGAACCCTGACCTTATTGGCATGGATTTCCAATCTTACCTGTAGACTCCTCCCACCAATTTGCCAtgtgaaatataaattaaagtGATGAAGGCAGGTTGTTCAACGCTTTTAAGCTGCTGGTGCATCTTATAAAGCAAAGCTGCCTTGATGTAGAGTGTGAGCCAAATCATTAATCAGCTTCACGGTAGAACTGAGAGGAACAAACACAGTAAAGTGATACTTTCTGTTTCGCAGTCACTTTCCAACCAGAAACCTGCTCGCAGTCGCTGTCACCTTACCTCACTGGCCTCATCAATCATTCAGAATGTCACTGAAAGTTATGCAAACTAACTACCCTGCCACTTACCTTCCAGCTCTTTCTACCAGTGGGCAGATCATGTTATAGGTGCAGACCTACAGCAGTCAGGTGAGGTTTATCAAGATAATAAGCTGGATACAGCATCTTCATAACTCTCTTGGCTatggccaaaacaaaacagggaacCAAGACGCTATTCACAGCTCCTGGATGAAAAAGAATTGTGAAAAGTTAGTTTTTTGACTCTGCCCCCCTAATCTTTGACAAGCAGACAAGTCAACAATGTGTAAGACATTTAAATACGAGAGTTTTGGATTCTTGTTGTGGATGTTTGCTTCTGTGCTAACTCTGGCAAAGGAAAACAACTTCAGTCATCATTACCAGGAGAGGCCACTCTGTCAGCCAGGTAGGCTGTCCTGATTACATACTACAATTGTACATActacaatttaatttaaatatatatataatatatatataatgtacatCATTACAAAAATGTGGCTGATGTTTGATCCATCCCAAAAACTCTACTTTACATAATGTTCTTTACATAGGCACATGCCTATGTACCAGTGGTGGGAAGTTctgatctttttactgactcaggtcttttaatcttGTTCAGTAAAaggaacaaatcttttttcaagtctTTGGTTCATTTCGTgcattggaaccagtgtggcgctgtagctgtcatttgagcaATGACGGAAAAAGCACCAAGAGCAACATGGtctgcttcacttggcatataatgcACAAGTTTGATTTTGTTAAACTTTTAAGCCATATCCTACTGAGGTGGaaatgattatttcatttgcCAGTAGGAGAGGGCTCTGCCTATCATTAAAAACTTCTcattctgtgatggctgttcacttcagcctacctggtcactgaagacctgtagtgtatgaatttgttccaacagaaagacaaattaaaaatccaTCCAATAGCTCTCCTctccagtaataacagcattggtcatgttactgctgtaaccactaaaataatgaacaaaagacCCGAAGACCCGTAGTTATGAGTTGTGAACgaatcactcatttctacaTTGAGCCTGCGCAGCGGCCATGAcacaagtgaacgagagactcagatCAGAAGACCCGTACTTGTGAGTCGTGAACGAACCTGAGCGTGTGGTGCGCATGCGTGTACAAGGGAACTAAAATGAATCACCCCTGAGATGACTTTCTTTCTCCTGAGTCATACAGAAGATTCGTTCAAAATGAACGACACATCACTAATGGACGCTGGTGTAACTAACCTCACCGATCACTACAGTCGGCTTTTCGGCGGGTGTGTCGCCCAGTGGGGGGCCTGTTGGCGGTGAACCGGGCTGCTGCCTAAGACtctgcctcttgtctcggatGGCCCCCCAGCCGTCCTGAATAGATCCCGGCTGCTTGGGAGCTGCTGTCGGGGAGGAAACTCTCTCGGCTGCCGCAGGAGCTGCTCCAGCTACAGGAGGGCGGCTAGCTACAGTAGCATAAGCTGGGCTAGCTGATTCTCACCTCCGGCTCTgccgtcatcctgcatctatgacaagaagctGGGGTGGACAGCAACGAAGTAAATGTACTtcagtactgtacttaagtacagtttttgagtatctgtacttgagtattattttgggggatactttctctttcactacatttgaaggatacattttgtactttttacttCACTACATTTCTGTTGTTACTCGCTACTTTAGCATTAACATCGCTAGTCTAAAATTactgttcattatttttaattgtaattgtttttgtaacacacacacacctctgtgtgtgtataatcctcaccctacctggattatttctccataatgaTTCTTCATTATAAATCGTGGCCGTATTAcctgaacacgcattagcttgtattcagagtttggatgtcttctgacatcactgacaacaacacggtccaactcctcatcagtcacagctggacacaggtctgtctttctgcacgcacacacacacacacacacacgcacaacaaaaacattaacaagATTAATGTgccggtccttgtgtgtgtaattaaatagtgaaataattatatattttttttacatttaatgaactgataTATTAAATTCAGcccctttttcctccataaacatgtcatctcagtgggtgattcgttctgtttttttcctggtccataTTGTCTGGTCTCCTCTGGTCTCCGGTTGTAGACTGGTCTCGTCTGGTGTGTTCCGGCCTCTGGAGGGGTGCTGTCACCGGTGTAGGTCATGGGGGCTGGTgtctggtgactctaaagtgtccatAGTGTGACTGATGGACCGCACAAATCAGGAAAAGTGGTAGATGAATTGTGATGTGATATGGATTATGTGAGTCCAATCCTCCACAGAGATGGGACTAGACTGGACCCCctgacccctccagagactagagactaaaccggatccctccacaggCTGGgcccctccagagactagagactaaaccggatccctccacaggctggacccctccagagactaaaGACTAAACCGGATCCCTCCACACACTAGAGACAGCATTGGtgatgttactgctgtaaccacatgaataatgaacaaaagGCCCAAAGACTCTTACTTTTTGGTTGTGACCAAATCAGCcattcctacacagagaataGGTAGCAGAAAGACCTGTTTATGAAAATGTGACGTGTACAACAGCTAGATCAGAAAGGAGAGAGGTTGGTTTCTTCAGCTGACCCCCACCAGGATGCCTCCCACTTTGTATAGTCTAAATACACAGAAGAACTATAAT
It includes:
- the LOC115053213 gene encoding zona pellucida-like domain-containing protein 1, whose translation is MKNISDKHLLRYQHGLVSVVQPPSDRMNLYLCFPLLLTVLHPALCLYNCSSEYDRTPDNSDLIVDCGTSTITLEINLCTAQWAGFNTSDLALNGNHNNSDCKGSVDTTVNPPIVRYQLPVNHSLDNPCRQSLQIVDEIPDPSGPFSSFLSIQSVIITGFIDTPRSDQGVISYSTDLYYHFSCRYPLEYLINNTQIVASSVSVATSDRNGTFIDTLQMAVFNDSDYGYPLVVPSTGLELRTRIYVEVKAVNLTGNFHILLDHCFSTPTPYNISQSEQHNFFTGCSVDQRTSVSINGLSKSAKFNFEAFRFVQHHNQAKSSIYLHCILRLCEPSKCEELLSSCSSRRKRSVIPFGEESKESATVSVGPLYTAQEGNDIAPEKEDLNVTGLVVGVVFGSAAAAMLVLGGWFVLKKLYWTGRLRNVLG
- the LOC115053575 gene encoding uncharacterized protein LOC115053575, producing MHLKVILFTLSFLATSAYPLHRNTREITWINSKANQVHDKINFTKDVDGIYKSHIDSNNLYSQEERDNNNPVAQEMQHKINMESERLRIRVRQELAELQERLAPSPTHLYSTLASMRERLAPLTQQLQSSLSSSTQDLCGQLSLYFKSLESAEAQSEASPALYQEAFHWMTQTLEHGSFKMADIISDFQTKSVEVIEHLREISTSEEEVDKSDIWKITSSRLGEEVNSLRVETQDRIEALRADLALLLEAPQRLKAEVAASIKQFCQNAALQTEVSQARMAKFFQELEKELEGHRASSLSPSFLPPSIQPGASLQEDFSVKLSALIQDILHLVQ